The Anabaena sp. WA102 genome contains a region encoding:
- a CDS encoding DUF4007 family protein — protein sequence MAKMQLHFNGNFPLKKEEIKRILDTAAEKGGLKDSLANLMTKTGLGNAKVGKIKSWSIRAGLVKDNYLSPEGKIVLKHDPYLKSITTDWLMHFYLSFGTQGLKQIPDNPAEWGGWTYFIYTFLPENSTFTKNDLFQNSIPIFEELDKEIPKRIKYILKAYTQEQALANCQFIKEIKPDTYQTGNSKLPNSYLIGYFLAKLWERDFHQETSVLTEDIFSQKMGIIPVLGIQSETLQQHLNRMESLGIIEQRRTVSPYQIIRRWDNPLTLLEKAYVNNK from the coding sequence ATGGCTAAGATGCAATTACATTTCAACGGTAATTTTCCTCTCAAAAAAGAAGAAATTAAGAGAATACTTGACACTGCTGCGGAGAAAGGAGGTTTAAAAGATTCTTTAGCAAATCTCATGACCAAAACAGGGTTAGGTAATGCAAAAGTTGGTAAAATCAAAAGTTGGTCAATTAGAGCAGGTTTAGTTAAAGATAATTATTTGAGTCCAGAAGGAAAAATAGTTTTAAAACATGATCCTTATTTAAAATCAATTACTACTGATTGGTTAATGCACTTTTATTTAAGTTTTGGTACTCAAGGTTTAAAGCAAATCCCAGACAATCCTGCTGAATGGGGAGGGTGGACTTATTTTATTTATACTTTTCTTCCTGAAAATTCAACTTTCACTAAAAATGATTTATTTCAAAATAGTATTCCTATATTTGAAGAACTAGATAAAGAAATTCCTAAAAGAATTAAGTATATTTTAAAAGCATATACTCAAGAACAAGCATTAGCTAATTGTCAATTTATCAAAGAAATCAAACCAGATACATATCAAACAGGGAATTCTAAACTTCCTAATTCTTATTTGATAGGTTATTTTCTAGCTAAACTGTGGGAACGAGATTTTCATCAGGAAACTTCTGTATTAACTGAGGATATTTTTTCTCAAAAAATGGGAATTATCCCCGTTTTAGGTATTCAATCTGAAACTTTACAACAACATCTGAATAGGATGGAATCTTTAGGAATTATTGAACAAAGACGCACAGTTTCACCTTATCAAATTATCCGTCGTTGGGACAATCCTTTAACTTTATTGGAGAAAGCTTATGTTAACAATAAATAA